A region from the Rosa rugosa chromosome 6, drRosRugo1.1, whole genome shotgun sequence genome encodes:
- the LOC133716813 gene encoding uncharacterized protein LOC133716813: protein MDHHLVNLSGADRRTSDRTWEDIPKDCLLNILERVGTESLLMFVPLVCKSWYRASLSSSCWKRLFFPAEIEKGTVIYPWSFPVSTSDDDDQSTSFDYVIRRYAKEFGIEWSRFYVSKFIKFAVNRSQGETQFLKVPGICSHYMNAMREILEHIGRNCRGFEGLHMSHALVDVDLAKDIVKYVPQIKYLCLKKAKIDRIELIVLIKGCRELKVLDVRDCLGFTEGDRVIAELGSHIGEFMMEGSRQFRRRDWVEVAGVVQVDED, encoded by the coding sequence ATGGACCACCACCTTGTCAACCTCTCCGGCGCCGACCGCCGGACCTCTGATCGGACATGGGAAGATATACCCAAAGACTGTTTGCTCAATATCTTGGAGAGAGTCGGAACAGAGTCTTTACTAATGTTCGTCCCTTTGGTCTGCAAATCTTGGTACAGAGCAAGCCTCAGTTCTTCTTGCTGGAAACGCCTCTTTTTCCCGGCGGAGATTGAAAAAGGTACTGTCATTTATCCTTGGAGCTTTCCCGTTTCTACTTCCGACGACGATGATCAGAGCACTAGTTTCGATTACGTTATCAGAAGATATGCAAAGGAGTTTGGGATTGAATGGAGTCGTTTCTATGTTTCTAAGTTCATCAAGTTTGCGGTTAATCGTAGCCAAGGGGAGACCCAGTTTCTCAAGGTACCCGGAATTTGCAGCCACTATATGAATGCAATGAGAGAGATACTAGAACACATTGGGAGGAATTGTAGAGGTTTTGAGGGTTTGCATATGTCTCATGCATTGGTTGATGTGGATTTGGCTAAGGACATTGTGAAATATGTGCCGCAGATTAAGTACTTGTGCTTGAAGAAGGCCAAGATTGACCGGATTGAGCTTATTGTGTTGATCAAGGGGTGCAGGGAGCTTAAGGTTTTGGATGTTAGGGACTGTCTGGGTTTTACTGAGGGTGATAGGGTAATAGCAGAGCTTGGTTCTCACATTGGAGAGTTTATGATGGAGGGTTCGAGACAATTCAGGAGACGAGATTGGGTTGAGGTTGCTGGGGTTGTTCAGGTTGATGAGGACTAA
- the LOC133717709 gene encoding F-box/LRR-repeat protein At3g48880-like, producing the protein MSSSGNPPQQLSRSRIMFIDHFAPRPNPTLEYWHLNPTPRSRHDRKWEDLESDCLVNIFQRVGMESMLMFIPFVCKSWHKASRTPAVWKSLIFPEGIFDPMNFDTDTGKNEGYWFDLFLRKFAREFDIPWSKFTVPKFVNLVINRSEGGAEFLKLPGLICSVYMYAMKQILNHIKDNNCSNFKGLHMADAYITCKDASAMVRCVPELKYLCFRRATLSKKSLLKILRGCRDLEVLDVRGCTGFNEDDEEILELASHISKFMCAGSHLQPDFVSGRIILPYDDEDDEEEHKEEGQQENRGQGQ; encoded by the coding sequence ATGTCTTCCTCTGGAAACCCTCCGCAGCAGCTCTCTAGGTCTAGAATCATGTTCATCGACCACTTCGCCCCACGGCCAAATCCAACCTTGGAGTACTGGCATCTGAATCCCACCCCCAGAAGTCGTCATGATCGGAAGTGGGAGGATCTAGAATCCGACTGCCTTGTCAATATCTTTCAAAGAGTTGGTATGGAGTCAATGCTGATGTTCATCCCCTTTGTGTGCAAATCGTGGCACAAAGCTAGCCGCACTCCGGCTGTCTGGAAGAGCCTTATCTTTCCTGAAGGTATTTTTGATCCGATGAATTTTGATACTGATACTGGTAAAAATGAAGGTTATTGGTTTGATTTGTTTCTGAGGAAATTTGCTCGGGAATTTGACATTCCATGGAGTAAGTTCACTGTTCCCAAATTTGTCAACTTGGTGATCAACCGCAGCGAAGGAGGTGCTGAATTTCTCAAGCTACCTGGACTGATTTGCAGCGTATATATGTACGCCATGAAACAAATTCTGAACCACATCAAAGACAACAACTGCAGCAACTTCAAAGGGTTGCATATGGCTGATGCCTATATTACTTGCAAGGATGCGTCGGCGATGGtgagatgtgtgcctgaactCAAGTACTTGTGCTTCAGGAGGGCAACACTGAGTAAGAAGAGTCTTCTCAAAATACTGCGAGGCTGCAGAGATCTTGAGGTTTTGGATGTGAGGGGTTGTACTGGTTTCAACGAGGATGACGAAGAAATATTGGAGCTTGCTTCTCATATTTCCAAGTTTATGTGTGCTGGTTCTCATCTCCAGCCTGATTTTGTTTCTGGTCGAATTATTCTGCCTTATGATGacgaagatgatgaagaagagcaCAAAGAAGAGGGTCAACAAGAGAACCGAGGACAGGGCCAGTAA